The Achromobacter deleyi genome has a window encoding:
- the ttcA gene encoding tRNA 2-thiocytidine(32) synthetase TtcA yields MNDIAPPGVQWRTPADEKARHEANKLTKRLARETTRALSDYNMIEEGDRVMVCLSGGKDSYAMLDILLQLQKRAPFRFELIAVNLDQKQPGFPDHILPQYLKELGVPFHIETQDTYSIVTRVLEEGKTMCSLCSRLRRGILYRVASELGATKIALGHHRDDILGTFFLNLFYGGKAKGMPPKLVSDDGRHTVIRPLAYIAETDLIAYAELKQFPIIPCNLCGSQENLKRKEVGRMIKEWDKQHPGRSWNVFNALSRVVPSHLMDRDLFDFVGLKPTGVPDVNGDTAFDAVDPDEDAGEACGDTPEALEPGAIIEKKVMFSRG; encoded by the coding sequence ATGAACGATATCGCTCCCCCTGGCGTGCAATGGCGCACGCCCGCCGACGAAAAGGCGCGCCACGAAGCCAACAAGCTCACCAAGCGCCTGGCGCGCGAGACCACCCGCGCCCTGTCCGACTACAACATGATCGAAGAAGGCGACCGCGTGATGGTCTGCCTGTCGGGCGGCAAGGATTCGTATGCAATGCTGGACATCCTGCTCCAGCTGCAAAAGCGCGCGCCGTTCCGGTTCGAGCTGATCGCGGTCAACCTGGACCAGAAGCAGCCCGGCTTTCCCGACCACATCCTGCCGCAGTATCTGAAAGAGCTGGGCGTGCCCTTCCACATCGAGACGCAGGACACGTACTCCATCGTCACGCGCGTGCTGGAAGAGGGCAAGACCATGTGCTCGCTCTGTTCGCGCCTGCGCCGCGGCATCCTGTACCGCGTCGCGTCCGAGCTGGGCGCCACCAAGATCGCGTTGGGCCATCACCGCGACGACATCCTGGGCACGTTCTTCCTGAACCTGTTCTACGGCGGCAAGGCCAAGGGCATGCCGCCCAAGCTGGTGTCCGACGACGGCCGCCACACGGTGATCCGCCCGCTGGCCTACATCGCCGAAACCGACCTGATCGCCTATGCGGAACTGAAGCAGTTCCCCATCATTCCCTGCAATCTCTGCGGCTCGCAAGAGAACCTGAAGCGCAAGGAAGTAGGCCGCATGATCAAGGAATGGGACAAGCAGCACCCGGGCCGTTCGTGGAACGTGTTCAATGCGCTGTCGCGCGTGGTGCCGTCGCACCTGATGGACCGGGACCTGTTCGACTTCGTCGGCCTCAAGCCCACCGGCGTGCCGGACGTCAACGGCGACACGGCGTTTGACGCGGTCGATCCCGACG